The Exiguobacterium aurantiacum DSM 6208 genome includes a window with the following:
- a CDS encoding flavin reductase family protein, producing MLSIDPLALTERDTYKFLIGSVIPRPIAFVTTRNGEIVNAAPFSYFNIVASHPPLVSVSVQRKNGVMKDTARNAVATEELVIHIVDESNVTLVNETAASLGPDESELKRTTFTLAQSDVIQTPGVNEAKIRMECVLHHHVPIEHEGVVTADLLIARVVRFHIEPQLYQAGRIDAGQLAPVSRLAGNFYAKLGERFEIERPK from the coding sequence ATGCTTTCCATCGATCCACTTGCTTTGACCGAACGAGATACGTATAAATTCTTGATCGGCAGTGTCATTCCACGACCGATCGCCTTCGTCACGACTCGAAATGGCGAGATTGTGAATGCGGCCCCGTTTAGCTATTTCAATATCGTCGCCTCACATCCCCCGCTCGTTTCCGTCTCGGTTCAACGAAAGAACGGCGTGATGAAAGACACGGCGCGCAATGCTGTCGCGACGGAAGAGCTCGTCATCCATATCGTCGATGAATCGAACGTCACGCTCGTCAATGAAACGGCGGCGTCGCTCGGGCCGGACGAAAGTGAGCTGAAACGCACGACGTTCACACTCGCTCAAAGCGACGTGATTCAAACGCCGGGTGTGAATGAAGCGAAAATCCGGATGGAATGCGTCTTGCACCATCACGTCCCGATTGAGCATGAAGGGGTCGTCACGGCCGATTTATTGATTGCCCGCGTTGTCCGTTTTCACATCGAGCCACAACTTTACCAAGCCGGCCGAATTGATGCGGGGCAACTGGCGCCAGTTAGTCGGCTCGCGGGAAATTTCTATGCCAAGCTCGGCGAGAGGTTTGAAATCGAACGACCAAAGTAA
- a CDS encoding transglutaminase domain-containing protein, translated as MIEWVKRIAYTALAAYLLSFWVDPIVGSTTFDVTWPFYFLLLVPMFASLLPWYGLIGVVVFNFLAVLYVYHGSLLDWFGIWLEDLSGVLSGGLPEEAIFFSAMALIGVLFAILVGRTYPSYGFVLGMVVSTLGLMAYFDTWTLYDGESQIVLAILASLFLLFVTDLAKRPSKSLVRYVSIALLTTVILVLASISPTLDGDWSDRITTSFQNAVNEGQSSTGRVGYGVNDEQLGGPFEQDDGIVFIARGVPARYWRIEAKEIYTGKGWVESPVLDSEYNRGQLVDQDVDTTPEQALLRFDRRQTFVPYGGEYPQAAETESGTEFRVGSIEETFPNETIHIRPSGKIVFDNENQATPRTIQLRYSVPSFTEDQLNLNEPVTTLTDEEQQAYLQLPDTLPERVRDLAAEITADSETPYEHAQAVQAYFRSGDFEYNTEEVALPEGDTDYVDQFLFDTQLGYCDNFSTSAAVLLRANGVPTRWVKGFTMGDARGVIQGQTEHTVRNRHAHSWIEYFVEGAGWVPLEATISFSEANLLQIETESDAGSDPVSNDPQSSDDNAPTNRPQEDIAIDDVATGELPEQARNMPIWGWVLIVVGVAVLVWNRKAIERALMLQWWMRRPLSESSLVGMHRYLVKRLRAAGFKVDGRTPSELAKEVDAYYETEDMTRLTRLFEQTIYADQPPNSKYKEYWKIMIRRIMS; from the coding sequence ATGATCGAGTGGGTGAAACGAATCGCGTATACGGCGCTTGCCGCCTACTTGTTATCGTTTTGGGTCGATCCGATCGTCGGCAGCACGACGTTTGATGTGACATGGCCGTTTTATTTCTTGTTGCTCGTTCCGATGTTTGCGAGTCTCTTGCCTTGGTACGGCCTGATCGGCGTCGTCGTCTTTAACTTTTTGGCCGTCTTGTACGTCTATCATGGCAGTCTGCTCGATTGGTTCGGGATTTGGCTCGAAGATTTGAGTGGTGTCTTGAGTGGGGGATTGCCGGAAGAAGCCATCTTCTTTTCGGCGATGGCGCTCATCGGTGTCTTGTTCGCCATTCTCGTCGGCCGGACGTACCCGAGCTATGGATTTGTGCTAGGGATGGTCGTCTCGACGCTTGGATTGATGGCGTACTTTGATACGTGGACACTTTATGACGGGGAAAGCCAAATCGTACTCGCGATTCTTGCCTCGTTGTTCCTATTATTCGTCACCGATTTGGCGAAACGTCCGAGCAAGTCACTCGTCCGTTACGTCAGTATCGCATTGCTCACCACGGTCATTCTTGTGTTGGCGAGTATCTCCCCGACGCTTGACGGCGATTGGTCGGACCGGATTACGACAAGTTTTCAAAATGCCGTGAATGAAGGACAATCGAGTACCGGACGTGTCGGGTACGGTGTGAATGATGAACAGCTCGGTGGACCGTTTGAACAAGACGACGGGATCGTCTTCATCGCGCGCGGTGTGCCGGCCCGGTATTGGCGCATCGAAGCAAAAGAGATTTATACCGGAAAAGGCTGGGTCGAGTCTCCGGTGCTTGATTCGGAATATAACCGGGGCCAACTTGTCGACCAAGACGTCGACACGACGCCGGAGCAAGCGCTTCTCCGGTTTGACCGCCGACAGACGTTCGTGCCGTACGGTGGCGAGTACCCGCAAGCGGCCGAGACGGAGAGCGGGACTGAGTTCCGAGTCGGAAGTATCGAAGAGACGTTCCCGAACGAGACGATCCATATCCGGCCTTCGGGGAAGATCGTGTTCGACAATGAGAACCAGGCGACCCCACGGACGATTCAGTTGCGCTACAGCGTGCCGTCATTCACGGAAGACCAGCTGAACTTGAACGAACCGGTGACGACGTTGACGGATGAAGAGCAACAGGCGTATTTGCAACTGCCAGACACTCTTCCGGAGCGGGTCCGGGACTTGGCCGCTGAGATCACGGCAGACAGTGAGACGCCTTACGAACACGCGCAAGCCGTTCAAGCCTACTTCCGCTCTGGCGACTTTGAGTACAACACGGAAGAGGTGGCGCTCCCGGAAGGCGACACGGATTACGTCGACCAATTCTTGTTCGACACACAGCTCGGTTATTGTGATAACTTCTCGACTTCGGCTGCTGTCTTGCTCCGCGCGAACGGTGTCCCGACTCGTTGGGTCAAAGGATTCACGATGGGTGATGCCCGAGGCGTGATTCAAGGACAGACAGAGCATACCGTCCGTAATCGCCACGCCCATTCATGGATTGAGTATTTCGTGGAAGGGGCGGGTTGGGTTCCGCTCGAAGCGACGATCAGCTTCTCCGAGGCGAACTTGCTTCAAATCGAGACAGAGTCCGATGCTGGTTCTGACCCGGTGTCGAACGACCCGCAATCGTCTGACGATAATGCACCGACGAACCGTCCGCAAGAAGATATTGCGATCGACGATGTCGCCACAGGAGAACTACCGGAACAAGCGCGCAACATGCCGATTTGGGGCTGGGTGCTCATCGTGGTCGGTGTCGCTGTCCTCGTCTGGAACCGCAAAGCGATCGAGCGGGCACTCATGTTGCAATGGTGGATGCGTCGCCCCCTCAGTGAGTCGAGTCTCGTCGGAATGCACCGCTATCTCG
- a CDS encoding ATP-binding protein, which yields MGKWVEQLNSRQILGILYGVCAMSLVLTAIGAWFVRDGLVSSSELSTLRWIWMIGLVMFISAILLIGRPLIKRMAAQNENMRAKHDELEHVLEASKQNETKLQYRNELIEVLASKESLFDYSSVIEKIALLTEAEFGALLLIKDGEISSVVPKEMTEEQQESLKTKSLLLKRVMISKLPAASSKKVAENLHEFPYYIYETVIPIMDPSDDQMIGCLYLARYDEQFDASEKSELNAFASQLAISLLRMQLYRQMQQDRKETAQLINSVREAILYLNYEEESIVGNRAFIRMFNDLPFNYCGYEKLADVEIDVEQLAERVDQREQFIRYVEHVFDRKPPEDGLFISLDQGDCFIQVYAESIYRDGKLHGTMLVLRDVTAETEIDRMKSELVSTVSHELRTPLSSIYGFTELMLERDLKESRRELYLKTIHDEAKRLSFLVSDFLDLQKMEAGKQTFEWEQVDLYELARDSITFYQETTDHHHIHLDADSTQDFTIEADLEGMRQLLGNLLSNAVKYSPDGGNVLVSLERLEDQVVMKVRDNGIGIPSSALPNLFGKFYRVDNSDRRKIGGTGLGLAICKEIAKAHEGHLHVESVYGEGSTFICELPTSKEVVHQ from the coding sequence ATGGGCAAGTGGGTTGAACAATTGAACAGTCGTCAAATCCTCGGTATCCTTTACGGTGTTTGCGCAATGAGCCTCGTCTTGACAGCGATCGGCGCTTGGTTCGTTCGGGACGGGTTGGTCTCGTCGAGTGAGCTGTCGACACTCCGCTGGATTTGGATGATCGGGTTAGTCATGTTTATTAGCGCCATTTTATTGATAGGGCGTCCCCTCATCAAGCGGATGGCCGCACAGAACGAGAACATGCGGGCGAAGCACGATGAGTTGGAGCACGTGCTCGAAGCGTCGAAACAGAATGAGACGAAACTCCAATATCGGAACGAGTTGATCGAAGTATTGGCCTCGAAAGAGTCACTATTTGATTACTCATCGGTCATTGAAAAAATTGCGCTGCTCACGGAAGCTGAATTCGGTGCGCTCCTTCTCATCAAAGATGGGGAAATCAGCTCGGTCGTCCCGAAAGAGATGACCGAGGAACAACAAGAGAGCTTGAAGACGAAGTCACTCCTATTGAAGCGCGTCATGATTTCAAAGTTGCCGGCCGCGAGCTCTAAAAAAGTGGCCGAAAATTTGCATGAGTTTCCGTATTATATATATGAAACGGTTATCCCCATCATGGACCCATCCGATGACCAGATGATCGGATGCTTGTATCTCGCCCGTTACGATGAACAGTTCGACGCAAGCGAGAAGTCAGAGTTGAACGCTTTCGCGAGCCAGCTCGCCATTTCATTATTACGGATGCAGCTATACCGTCAAATGCAACAAGACCGTAAAGAGACGGCACAATTGATCAACTCGGTGCGAGAAGCGATTCTTTATTTGAACTATGAAGAAGAGTCCATTGTCGGCAACCGCGCTTTCATTCGTATGTTCAACGATCTTCCATTCAATTACTGTGGCTACGAAAAACTCGCTGACGTTGAGATCGATGTGGAGCAACTCGCCGAACGGGTCGACCAACGCGAACAGTTCATCCGTTACGTCGAGCACGTCTTCGACCGCAAACCGCCTGAAGATGGGCTGTTCATCTCACTGGATCAAGGGGATTGCTTCATTCAAGTGTATGCCGAAAGCATCTACCGAGACGGGAAGTTACATGGCACGATGCTCGTCTTGCGTGACGTGACGGCCGAAACCGAAATCGACCGGATGAAGTCCGAGCTCGTATCGACCGTATCACACGAATTGCGGACACCACTATCCTCGATTTACGGATTCACGGAACTAATGCTCGAACGTGATTTGAAAGAAAGTCGTCGTGAGCTTTATTTGAAAACAATTCACGATGAAGCGAAGCGTTTGTCGTTCCTCGTCAGCGACTTCCTCGACCTACAGAAGATGGAGGCCGGGAAGCAGACGTTCGAATGGGAACAGGTTGATTTGTATGAACTCGCCCGCGATAGCATCACGTTCTATCAAGAGACGACGGATCATCATCACATCCACCTCGATGCCGATTCGACGCAAGACTTCACGATTGAAGCAGACCTTGAAGGCATGCGACAGTTGCTCGGCAACTTGCTTAGTAACGCTGTGAAGTATTCACCGGACGGTGGCAACGTGCTCGTATCGCTTGAACGGCTCGAAGACCAAGTCGTCATGAAAGTCCGCGACAACGGAATCGGGATTCCTTCTTCCGCCCTTCCAAACTTGTTCGGCAAGTTTTATCGCGTCGACAATTCGGACAGACGAAAAATCGGCGGTACCGGGCTCGGGCTCGCCATCTGTAAAGAAATCGCAAAAGCCCATGAAGGGCATTTGCATGTGGAATCTGTGTACGGCGAAGGCAGCACATTCATCTGTGAATTGCCAACTTCAAAAGAAGTCGTCCATCAATGA
- a CDS encoding DUF58 domain-containing protein, whose amino-acid sequence MKNWMKLFVVWAAAFGLYSFARIEGSIVASTLWWSFLVLAVYWTLFMVYPVTAANVSRRVTTKRLVSGQTMDVELQIERKYPFLVGVVTLEETPPENLAHMTEPIVTPVDRFFRRKETVHYEIEQIKRGIHVFDRTRLHVRDVFGLFDRMRTLRLETVVEVSPAELPFDLPRDEQVGGRGEQYRRTRTYTEVANTTSGVREYAAGDRIGRIDWKASARRGNLMTKTFDQEQEKKLSLVFVPSTTAGHEEAFERSLSLLVGAIRQLERKNLPFELYVIEEQVRLFHLPDQSAEVGHYLLTATPEAEGRLVERVKRNLPQQSGNLILISPFETKWVRELMHETQGNYHLYTANEVTT is encoded by the coding sequence ATGAAAAACTGGATGAAGCTGTTCGTTGTCTGGGCGGCGGCATTCGGGCTCTACTCGTTCGCGCGAATCGAAGGAAGTATCGTCGCTTCGACGCTTTGGTGGTCGTTCCTTGTCTTGGCCGTGTATTGGACGCTCTTCATGGTCTATCCGGTCACGGCTGCGAACGTGTCGCGCCGTGTCACGACGAAACGTCTCGTTTCCGGACAAACGATGGACGTCGAGCTTCAAATCGAGCGGAAGTATCCGTTTCTCGTTGGGGTCGTCACACTTGAAGAGACACCACCTGAAAATCTGGCTCATATGACCGAACCGATCGTCACGCCGGTCGACCGCTTTTTTCGCCGGAAAGAGACGGTCCACTATGAGATCGAACAGATCAAACGCGGCATCCACGTATTTGATCGAACGCGGTTGCACGTCCGCGACGTGTTCGGATTGTTCGACCGGATGAGAACGCTCCGTCTTGAGACGGTCGTCGAAGTATCGCCGGCCGAACTGCCTTTCGATTTGCCGCGAGATGAGCAAGTTGGGGGGAGGGGCGAACAGTATCGGCGGACACGGACGTACACGGAAGTCGCGAACACGACGAGCGGGGTGCGCGAATATGCGGCCGGCGACCGCATCGGCCGCATCGACTGGAAAGCATCGGCACGCCGCGGCAACTTGATGACGAAGACGTTCGACCAAGAACAAGAGAAAAAGCTGTCGCTCGTCTTCGTACCGTCGACCACAGCCGGACATGAAGAAGCGTTCGAACGCTCCTTGTCCCTCCTCGTCGGGGCGATTCGCCAGCTCGAGCGGAAAAACTTGCCGTTTGAACTGTATGTCATCGAAGAACAGGTCCGGCTCTTCCATTTGCCGGACCAAAGCGCCGAAGTCGGACACTACTTGTTGACAGCGACGCCGGAAGCGGAAGGGCGTCTCGTGGAACGAGTCAAACGGAACTTGCCTCAACAGTCCGGCAATCTCATCTTGATCAGCCCGTTCGAGACGAAGTGGGTACGTGAACTCATGCATGAGACGCAAGGCAACTATCATCTTTACACGGCGAACGAGGTGACGACATGA
- a CDS encoding AAA family ATPase, which produces MSYRPAVQSIIHAIETVIVGKEDVIAKSLTALLAGGHVLLEDVPGVGKTMLVRTFSRAIDLEFKRVQFTPDMLPSDLTGISMYNQKTKEFEYRPGPLMGNIVLADEINRTSPKTQSALLEAMAERSVTVDGEVKILPSPFFVMATQNPIEHEGTYPLPEAQLDRFLLKIEMGYPSFNEEVALLTRFENAEPLETLQSVVTKQEVELMQREVKQVHVSSAVKQYIVRLIHETRKDANTYLGGSPRATLALMKASQAWAYIHGRDFVLPDDVKALATSVLGHRILLTAEARYKGRTADQLVKGWLDELPVPMDREVKEV; this is translated from the coding sequence ATGTCCTATCGTCCAGCTGTTCAATCTATTATTCATGCCATCGAGACGGTGATCGTCGGGAAAGAAGACGTCATCGCCAAAAGTTTGACCGCGTTACTTGCGGGCGGACACGTGTTGTTAGAAGATGTACCGGGCGTCGGGAAAACGATGCTCGTCCGTACGTTCAGTCGCGCCATCGACCTCGAATTCAAACGTGTCCAGTTCACGCCGGACATGTTGCCTTCCGATTTGACGGGTATCTCGATGTATAACCAGAAGACGAAAGAGTTTGAATACCGACCGGGCCCGCTCATGGGCAATATCGTGTTAGCGGATGAAATCAATCGGACGTCCCCGAAAACTCAGTCGGCGTTGCTTGAAGCGATGGCGGAACGAAGCGTGACGGTTGACGGCGAAGTGAAGATTTTACCGTCTCCGTTCTTCGTCATGGCGACACAAAATCCGATTGAGCACGAAGGGACGTATCCGCTCCCTGAAGCACAACTTGACCGTTTCCTACTGAAAATTGAGATGGGGTATCCATCATTTAATGAAGAAGTGGCGCTTTTGACACGTTTTGAGAATGCAGAGCCTCTCGAAACGCTACAGAGCGTCGTGACGAAGCAGGAAGTCGAACTGATGCAACGCGAGGTGAAACAAGTCCACGTCTCAAGCGCTGTCAAACAGTATATCGTCCGCTTGATCCATGAGACGCGCAAAGATGCGAACACGTATCTCGGTGGCAGCCCGAGGGCGACACTTGCCCTTATGAAGGCTTCCCAAGCGTGGGCGTATATCCACGGCCGCGATTTCGTTTTGCCGGACGACGTCAAGGCGCTCGCGACGAGCGTGCTCGGGCATCGGATCTTGCTGACGGCAGAAGCCCGTTACAAAGGCCGGACGGCAGACCAGCTCGTGAAAGGATGGCTCGACGAACTTCCGGTTCCGATGGATCGTGAGGTCAAAGAAGTATGA